Proteins from a single region of Sinorhizobium alkalisoli:
- a CDS encoding adenylate/guanylate cyclase domain-containing protein, whose product MKEQQIRDILRWVSEQGLQGLKEQDLLAGFCEQCLAAGLPVDRALGIIDTLHPEFEGRAYQWLSDSDEIPEVLHYGSTTSGEALANWQRSVFFQMLQQQQGERRIRLALEQHVPFAPLERLRAEGHADCLCFVHHFTDRGRVGAMDCFYSNWTTKDDRGFSDEDMEALRVLVPTLALAVKAASCMRIIGTLADVYLGEDAGRRVVEGRIERGAVERIEAVMWFSDLRNFTRISDSIAPEEIIPFLNDYSGTVIGAIHDHGGSVLKLIGDGVLAIFNDGKPADACSAAIAAEQQLRLMLMELNTRRLEEGKPVTDVSLGLHIGEVFYGNIGSQDRLDFTVVGPAVNEVSRIVAMCRSVERQVIMSSEFIAACPPLHRANTVSLGRFALRGIARAKELFTWDPEIAAG is encoded by the coding sequence ATGAAAGAGCAGCAGATCCGCGACATCCTTCGGTGGGTTTCGGAACAGGGGCTCCAAGGCCTCAAGGAACAGGATCTGCTTGCCGGTTTCTGCGAGCAATGCCTTGCTGCCGGCCTTCCTGTCGATCGGGCGCTCGGCATCATCGATACGCTTCATCCAGAATTCGAGGGGCGCGCCTACCAGTGGCTCAGCGATAGCGACGAAATCCCCGAGGTCCTGCATTACGGCTCGACCACCAGCGGAGAGGCCCTGGCGAACTGGCAGCGTTCGGTCTTCTTCCAGATGCTCCAGCAGCAGCAAGGCGAGCGCCGTATCCGCTTGGCACTCGAACAGCACGTCCCCTTCGCACCCCTCGAACGGCTGAGAGCCGAGGGACACGCCGATTGTCTTTGCTTCGTTCACCATTTCACCGACCGCGGTCGCGTCGGAGCGATGGACTGCTTTTACTCCAACTGGACGACGAAGGACGATCGGGGCTTTAGCGACGAAGATATGGAGGCGCTGAGGGTACTGGTGCCGACGCTCGCCCTCGCCGTCAAGGCGGCCTCCTGTATGCGCATCATCGGCACCCTTGCGGATGTCTATCTGGGCGAGGATGCGGGCCGGCGCGTCGTCGAAGGCAGAATCGAGCGGGGCGCGGTCGAACGCATCGAAGCCGTCATGTGGTTCTCCGATCTGCGGAATTTCACGCGGATATCCGATAGCATTGCGCCGGAGGAGATCATTCCCTTTCTGAATGATTACTCCGGCACCGTCATCGGCGCGATCCATGACCACGGCGGCAGCGTGCTGAAGCTGATCGGCGACGGAGTTCTGGCGATATTCAACGACGGTAAACCCGCCGATGCCTGCAGCGCCGCAATCGCTGCCGAGCAACAGTTGCGGCTCATGCTGATGGAACTCAATACGCGTCGGCTTGAAGAGGGAAAGCCCGTTACCGACGTCTCGCTCGGCCTGCATATCGGAGAGGTCTTCTATGGCAATATCGGCAGCCAGGACCGACTGGATTTCACGGTTGTTGGACCGGCCGTCAATGAAGTGAGCCGCATCGTCGCCATGTGCCGTTCGGTCGAGCGGCAGGTGATCATGTCGTCCGAGTTCATAGCGGCGTGCCCGCCGCTTCACCGCGCCAATACCGTCTCGCTTGGCCGCTTCGCACTGCGCGGCATTGCCCGGGCGAAGGAGCTCTTCACCTGGGACCCGGAGATCGCGGCCGGCTAA
- a CDS encoding NAD(P)(+) transhydrogenase (Re/Si-specific) subunit beta: MNANFAAFLYLVSGVLFIMALRGLSHPTTSRKGNTYGMVGMAIAIVTTLFLAQPSMGGFLLIVLGLAAGGGVGAYIARRIPMTAMPQLVAGFHSLVGLAAVLVAAAALYTPSSFGIGEVGSIHAQALVEMALGVAIGAITFTGSVIAFLKLDGRMSGKPILLPYRHLINLALGALVIFFIVGLALTESHFNFWAIVLLSLALGVLIIVPIGGADMPVVVSMLNSYSGWAAAGIGFTLGNLALIITGALVGSSGAILSYIMCKGMNRSFVSVILGGFGGETAAAAGDDGVQKTVKQGSADDAAFLMQNASKVIIVPGYGMAVAQAQHALRELADKLKEAGVEVKYAIHPVAGRMPGHMNVLLAEANVPYDEVFELEDINSEFAQADVAYVIGANDVTNPAARDDKTSPIYGMPILDVDKAKTCLFVKRSLGSGYAGIDNTLFYKDGTMMLLGDAKKVTEEIVKAINH, from the coding sequence ATGAACGCGAATTTTGCAGCCTTCCTCTATCTCGTCTCCGGCGTGCTGTTCATCATGGCGCTGCGGGGGCTGTCGCACCCGACCACCAGCCGCAAGGGCAATACCTACGGCATGGTCGGCATGGCGATCGCCATCGTCACGACGCTCTTCCTGGCGCAGCCCTCGATGGGCGGCTTCCTGCTGATCGTGCTCGGTCTCGCCGCCGGCGGCGGCGTCGGCGCCTATATCGCCAGGCGCATCCCGATGACGGCGATGCCGCAGCTCGTCGCCGGCTTCCATTCGCTGGTCGGTCTCGCGGCGGTGCTGGTCGCCGCCGCCGCGCTCTATACGCCGTCCTCCTTCGGCATCGGCGAGGTCGGGTCGATCCACGCGCAGGCGCTGGTCGAGATGGCGCTTGGCGTCGCCATCGGCGCGATCACCTTCACCGGCTCGGTGATCGCTTTCCTGAAATTGGACGGCCGCATGTCCGGCAAGCCGATCCTTTTGCCCTACCGCCATCTGATCAACCTGGCGCTTGGCGCGCTCGTCATCTTCTTCATCGTCGGCCTGGCGCTGACCGAGAGCCACTTCAATTTCTGGGCGATCGTCCTCCTGTCGCTGGCGCTCGGCGTGTTGATCATCGTCCCCATCGGCGGCGCCGACATGCCGGTGGTGGTGTCGATGCTGAACTCCTATTCCGGCTGGGCGGCGGCTGGCATCGGCTTTACCCTCGGCAACCTGGCGCTCATCATCACCGGCGCGCTGGTCGGCTCTTCCGGTGCGATCCTCTCCTACATCATGTGCAAGGGCATGAACCGCTCCTTCGTCTCGGTGATTCTCGGCGGCTTCGGCGGTGAGACGGCGGCTGCCGCAGGCGACGACGGCGTGCAGAAGACGGTCAAGCAGGGCTCGGCCGACGATGCCGCATTCCTGATGCAGAACGCCTCGAAGGTGATCATCGTGCCGGGTTACGGCATGGCGGTCGCGCAGGCGCAGCATGCGCTACGCGAGCTTGCCGACAAGCTCAAGGAGGCGGGCGTCGAGGTCAAATACGCCATCCACCCGGTCGCCGGCCGCATGCCGGGGCACATGAACGTGCTCTTGGCCGAGGCGAACGTGCCCTATGACGAGGTGTTCGAGCTCGAGGACATCAATTCCGAGTTCGCGCAGGCCGACGTCGCCTATGTCATCGGCGCCAACGACGTCACCAATCCGGCGGCGCGCGACGACAAGACCTCGCCGATCTACGGCATGCCGATCCTCGATGTCGACAAGGCCAAAACCTGCCTGTTCGTCAAGCGCTCGCTCGGTTCCGGCTATGCCGGCATCGACAACACGCTGTTCTACAAGGATGGCACGATGATGCTGCTCGGCGACGCCAAGAAGGTCACCGAGGAGATCGTCAAGGCGATCAATCATTAG
- a CDS encoding NAD(P) transhydrogenase subunit alpha, with amino-acid sequence MANELLDKALTDLERAVEAVRTAAEYVPDAAGAVAHGATGGAIDPFVFRLAIFVLAIFVGYYVVWSVTPALHTPLMAVTNAISSVIVVGALLAVGISASGLATGFGFVALVLASVNIFGGFLVTQRMLAMYKKKEK; translated from the coding sequence ATGGCGAATGAACTGTTGGACAAGGCACTGACAGACCTCGAACGGGCGGTTGAGGCGGTCAGGACCGCCGCCGAATACGTGCCGGACGCGGCCGGGGCCGTTGCTCATGGTGCGACCGGCGGCGCAATCGATCCCTTCGTCTTCCGCCTGGCGATCTTCGTCCTGGCGATCTTCGTCGGCTATTACGTCGTCTGGTCGGTGACGCCGGCGCTGCACACGCCGCTGATGGCGGTGACAAACGCGATCTCCTCGGTGATCGTCGTCGGCGCGCTGCTTGCCGTCGGTATCTCCGCTTCCGGGCTTGCCACCGGCTTCGGCTTCGTCGCGCTGGTGCTTGCCTCGGTCAACATCTTCGGCGGCTTCCTCGTCACCCAGCGCATGCTCGCCATGTACAAGAAGAAAGAAAAGTGA
- a CDS encoding Re/Si-specific NAD(P)(+) transhydrogenase subunit alpha has translation MSEIVFIAKESDPNEPRVAGSVESVRKLASLGFEVVVEAGAGLTSRILDTEYEKAGARIGTTKDAKSADVVLKVRRPTVDEIKSYKPGALVIAIMDPYGNEEAIAAMAKAGLTAFAMELMPRITRAQSMDVLSSQANLAGYQAVIDAAHEYDRALPMMMTAAGTVPAAKVFVMGAGVAGLQAIATARRLGAMVSATDVRPAAKEQVASLGAKFIAVEDEEFKAAETAGGYAKEMSKDYQVKQAALVAEHIAKQDIVITTALIPGRPAPRLVTRAMLDAMKPGSVVVDLAVERGGNVEGAEAGRVVEIGGVKVIGHLNVPGRIAASASLLYAKNLVTFMETLVSKEEKRLAVNMDDELVKATALTHGGTIVHPAFGGAKEGDK, from the coding sequence TTGAGCGAGATCGTCTTTATAGCCAAGGAATCCGACCCGAATGAGCCGCGTGTCGCCGGATCGGTCGAGAGCGTCAGAAAGTTGGCGTCACTCGGTTTCGAGGTGGTGGTCGAGGCCGGTGCGGGGCTGACGTCGCGCATTCTCGATACGGAGTACGAAAAGGCCGGTGCGCGGATCGGCACGACGAAGGACGCCAAGAGCGCCGACGTCGTTTTGAAGGTGCGCCGTCCGACGGTGGACGAGATCAAGAGCTACAAGCCGGGCGCGCTGGTGATTGCCATCATGGATCCCTATGGCAACGAGGAGGCCATCGCCGCGATGGCGAAGGCCGGGCTCACGGCTTTCGCGATGGAACTGATGCCGCGCATCACCCGCGCCCAGTCGATGGACGTTTTGTCCTCGCAGGCGAACCTCGCCGGCTACCAGGCGGTGATCGACGCGGCTCATGAATACGACCGGGCGCTGCCGATGATGATGACGGCGGCCGGCACCGTGCCGGCGGCCAAGGTCTTCGTCATGGGCGCCGGCGTCGCCGGCCTGCAGGCGATCGCCACGGCGCGGCGCCTCGGTGCCATGGTGTCGGCGACCGACGTCCGACCTGCCGCCAAGGAACAGGTCGCCTCGCTCGGCGCCAAGTTCATCGCCGTCGAGGACGAGGAGTTCAAGGCGGCCGAGACCGCCGGCGGCTACGCCAAGGAAATGTCGAAGGACTACCAGGTGAAGCAGGCGGCGCTCGTCGCCGAGCACATCGCCAAGCAGGACATCGTCATCACCACGGCGCTGATCCCGGGCCGGCCGGCGCCGCGGCTGGTGACCCGCGCGATGCTCGATGCGATGAAGCCCGGCTCCGTCGTCGTCGATCTTGCCGTGGAGCGCGGCGGCAATGTCGAGGGGGCGGAAGCCGGCAGGGTCGTCGAGATCGGCGGCGTCAAGGTCATCGGCCACCTCAACGTGCCCGGCCGCATCGCCGCCTCCGCCTCGCTGCTCTATGCCAAGAACCTCGTCACCTTCATGGAGACGCTGGTCTCCAAGGAGGAAAAACGACTGGCGGTCAACATGGACGACGAACTCGTCAAGGCGACGGCGCTGACCCACGGCGGCACGATCGTGCACCCGGCCTTCGGCGGCGCGAAAGAGGGGGACAAGTGA
- a CDS encoding aa3-type cytochrome c oxidase subunit IV, with the protein MAEHHSGPVETGAPMDYSEHEKTYNFFLNATKYGTLFCVALLIAMAAGFFTTMGFFSSLILFILLNVAGYFFLR; encoded by the coding sequence ATGGCAGAGCATCATTCGGGACCGGTCGAGACGGGCGCTCCGATGGACTATTCCGAGCACGAGAAGACCTACAACTTCTTCCTTAACGCAACCAAGTACGGCACGCTGTTTTGCGTCGCATTGCTGATCGCCATGGCCGCCGGCTTCTTCACGACCATGGGTTTCTTCAGCTCGCTGATCCTTTTCATCCTCCTCAATGTCGCGGGTTATTTCTTCCTGCGCTAA
- a CDS encoding N-acyl amino acid synthase FeeM domain-containing protein has product MGDSGHQAKSGSFSERLMLLLDRVEYRRVESSEDMEDIARLRYKAYKAVNLMELTDARLLDELDFDSQAYVFGIYLDERLASTVRVHHVTPDHRASTSGIIFGAEIDAFLDAGMVLIDPGRLAVDPDLLGDDLRALPYLTLRPVAMACEYFSADRCLTACRPRHAGFYKRIFQSETVVALRENLGVYNADGALLVAQVRGQRPSILDRYPIFDSEPFERRLMFADREEVPFAPLTILPTARIAQGGYGKIFSRGT; this is encoded by the coding sequence ATGGGCGACAGTGGACACCAGGCGAAATCAGGCAGTTTTTCGGAAAGGCTTATGCTGCTGCTCGACCGGGTGGAATACCGGCGCGTAGAGAGCAGCGAGGACATGGAGGACATTGCGCGGCTGAGATACAAGGCCTACAAGGCCGTGAACCTGATGGAACTGACCGACGCCAGGCTCCTCGACGAGCTTGATTTCGACAGTCAGGCCTATGTCTTCGGCATCTATCTCGACGAGCGACTGGCGAGCACCGTGCGTGTGCACCATGTGACGCCCGACCATCGCGCCAGCACGTCCGGCATCATCTTCGGCGCGGAAATCGATGCTTTCCTGGATGCCGGCATGGTGCTCATCGACCCCGGAAGGCTGGCGGTTGATCCGGATCTACTCGGAGACGACCTCAGGGCGCTGCCCTACCTAACGCTGCGTCCGGTCGCCATGGCTTGCGAATATTTCTCCGCCGACCGTTGCCTGACTGCGTGCCGTCCGCGTCACGCGGGCTTCTACAAGCGCATCTTCCAATCGGAGACCGTTGTGGCGCTGCGCGAAAATCTCGGCGTCTACAATGCCGACGGGGCACTTCTGGTGGCGCAGGTGCGCGGCCAGCGCCCCTCGATTCTCGACCGCTATCCGATTTTCGATTCCGAGCCCTTCGAACGGCGGCTGATGTTTGCCGATCGCGAGGAGGTGCCGTTCGCGCCGCTAACCATCCTGCCGACGGCGCGCATCGCGCAGGGCGGATACGGCAAGATTTTCTCGCGCGGGACATAA